The Ignicoccus hospitalis KIN4/I genome includes the window ACTTGGCTGTGGTCAAGTGGAGCTTAGAAAGGGTCGACGAGCTGGTAATAGTCGTGGGCAGCGCCCAAGAGAGCCATACCTTGCAGAACCCAATGACCGCGGGCGAGAGGGTTTTGGCGATCAGAAGGGCCCTAGAGGACGAGGGAATAGACTTGAGGAAGGTATACATAATTCCGGTGCCGGACATACTAATGAACTCCGCTTGGGTGGCCCACGTGAGGACCTACGTCCCGCCTTTCGAAGCCGTAGTGACGAGGAACCCCCTAGTTAAGGTCTTGTTTGAGGAAGCGGGGTACGAGGTCCTCGAACCCCCTCCCTTCGGGAGGGAGAAGTACGTCGCGACGAACATAAGGGCATTGATGGCCTTAGGAGACCCCAAGTGGGAGGAGATGGTGCCTAGGGCGGTGGCAGAGATCATAAAAGAGTTAGGAATAATAAGGAGGATGAGGGAGCTCTCGAAACGGGATTAGTCTATGTAACCCATGGCCCTCAAGTAGCCTTCCTCGCTGCCGTACTTGGCCTTGTACTCTTCCACTATGTCGTAACCGAAGAGCTCCTTATACTTCTTCCTCCCCTCCTCCTTCATCTTGAACGGCGTCCAAGGAGGGTCGAACGTCAGATCTATGTCCACGTCCTTGACCCCGGGTATCTGTTTAGCCATATTGACTATCTGCCACAATATCTGCCCCCCGGCCGGACACGCCGGCGAAGTTAGGGTCATCTTTATCTTGACTACGCCGTCGTCAGTCACGTCCACATCATAAACCAAGCCCAAGTCCCAAACACTTATGGGGATTTCGGGGTCGCTGACCTTCTTCAACACCTCTTCGATTACCCTCTTCTTAATCTCTTCCTTGTCTATCTTGGTTTGTTGGCTCAACGCGCGCTACCCTCCGACGATCACGGGCTGAGATATTTAATGTGGAAGAGTTTCGCGGCGGCCCCTCCGCTAGGGTTGACCGGTTCAACATACACGGGGACGATCGGTGAACTTCGAGGAACTGGTTAATACTATACAAGACTGGACCCTCAAGATAACCGTCGTGGCTTGGGCTTTGGTGGGCCTCTCTTGGGTCCTGGGCTGGGCGCTGAGGGGCGCGCCGGTGCCCCTCTCGAGGATAAAGAGGCTGGGCCACGGCATAGTAGAGGACGCGGTTATAGCGGCTCTGTGGCTGGCCCTGGGCAGCGCAGTATTTTACTTGATATCGGTAATGGCTAAGAACTTTTTGCCCCAAGCGACCATAGAGGTCAAGCCGCCCGTGAGCGCGCGATGAGGGCACTATGGCGGAACCGAGGGGTGAGGAATTAGCCGGGCACCGAGCGCAATACATTTAAACTGACCTCTGAAGCTGGACACGGCCCGGCCCGGCCACAGCGACCGGGTAACACCCGGACCCATTTCGAACCCGGAAGTTAAGCCGGTCGCGCGGGGTCCGGCAGTGGCGTCCGAGAGGCGCCGCAGCCGCCCCGTGCTGGGACCGGGCCTCTAACCGTTTAACTCCTCCCCCCTTCGCACACTTTTCTCCTTACTGAGATGCTCTCCGTCACCGTTTCACTTTCTTATACAAGTAACATTTCCCTCCCTTGTATACGAGCTCTAACTTCCTCAAGCGGAGCTCTTCCCACGAGACCACGTATGAGCTCCTCTTGAGCCACCACTTCAAGCACCCCAAGTCCCAGCACGCGGCCTTCTTGACCTCCCCGAAGGGGTACTCCGCGTAAGCCCAGAAGGGCTTGTACAGCACCGCCTTCTCCCCTCTGACCTTCAAGAAATCAACGATCTCGAAGGCGCAGCAGTCGTGCTTGAGGGACGACGCTGCCTTCGTACCTATAAATATAAAAGCTAAGATTATCAAGGCACCCAAGTACTTCCAACCCTTCCACTCTCCCAACGAGTTGGCTATTGCGACCGAGTACAGCAAGTGGGCCGGGACTTGGTACCACACTTGGACCGCAGTACCCCTCAAGTAGTTGTCCAGTAGGAGCCCCGCCGGCAGCGAGAAGGATATTAAGAACAAGAGCAAGTCCCTCTTCTTTATGAGAGTATGTAACAAGACTAGGACCTCCGGCAAGAAGAGCGTGACTATGGCCTTCGCGTCCAAAGGCGCCTTGGCCCAGCCCGGCAACCTCTTATGGAACAACACGTTGTCCAGAGACGTTGCCAAGCCTAGGGAGGCCGGTATCAAGAACAGTAGGAACCTCCTATCCCTTATTCCGTACAAGCTCAGTCCCAAATAGAAGAACGTCATGCCCTCCCACATCCCTACCGAGTAAATACCTAGAAGCACTGCTGACAAGACCTTCCCCCTAATCGCTAGGGCCGCGGAGAGGGCGCCCGCCGCGCCAGCTGGAACGCTCGTGAAAACTTTGCTGGAGTACGTCAAGAACAAAGGGTTGAGTAACGCGGACAACGCCAGCGCGAGGGAGCCCCACCGACCGTTCCACGCGAGGAGGACGGCTGCCGAGGTTACCAATACGTTGAACGCGGCGTACGCGAACCTTAAGGTCCACAAACTATCGGTAACGGGGTTGAAGGTTATCATGAACGACCAGCGGAGGGGAGGCAAGAAGGGCAAGTGGGGGTCCCAGTCCCACTTCAACTCTTTAGTTATGTAGTAGTACCAAGCCTCGTCCCCATGAGGGTTGCAAGGGACGTACTTAGGCATTAAGAATATTATGGATATGAGGAGGATCGTTAGTGTTAGCTTCTCCAGCAGCCCGGGGGGCTCCTTCACCTCGCACCGCCGCTGTCTTTTAACCGAGGAGTTTGTTAACGGCGTCGGTGCCCCTTGAGGAGGGAGTTACTCGAACTATTGGAGGACGAAGGCATAGCTAAGAGACTCTTCGTAACCAACGGCGTGGACTCCCTCTTGTCCACAATAGGAGTTGTTACGGGGACCTACGTCACCACCCACGAGCTCGACCCAAGGGTTTACTTGGGCGCCTCGTTGGGAGGGGCAATGGCTTTGGGGCTGTTGAGCGGGTTCGTAGGAGTGTACATAACTGAGAAGGTGGAAAGGTTGAAAGAGTTATCAGAAATGGAAAAGGAAGTAATAGGCAGCTTGAGGAAGTCCGTGTACGCTAAGGCTACTAACTACCTCGCCCTGTACGTGGCCCTCTGGAGCGCCCTGGGGAGCTTGGGCCTCCCCTTGCTAGCCCTCTCCCCCTTCCTCCTCGCGTTGTTCTTCAACTTCAACGCCGTTTACGCTTCGTTGTTCCTGGCCTACCTCGAGTTGACGTTTCTGGGACTTTACGCGGGGCGCGACCTCAAGTCGGCAGCGATGTACTTGGCTCTGGGCTTGGCTGCCACGGCCGTGGCCGCTGCCCTAGGGCGGCTCTTGATATAAAAGGGGCGAGGCGGACTAGACCTCGTGGGCGCTCGACTTTGGACAAGATTAAAGACTTGAAGGAAGGCAAGAGCGTAACCATAAGGGGTCGCGTGCTAGAGGTAAGCGAGAAAAGGGTCGTTAACACGAAGTACGGACCGGCAGAGCTCAGCGAGGCGGTCGTGGGCGACGAAACCGGAAGGGTGAGGGTAACCCTCTGGAGGGACAAGGCTGGATCTCTGGAAGTGGGCGACGTGGTCGAGATAAGGGACGGGTGGACCACCTCATACAAGGGAGAGGTTCAAGTAAACGTGAACAGGAGGACCGAGATCGTCAAGCTGGACGACTCGGAGGCGCCAAGCCCGGAGGAGATACCGGAGGAGAGGCCTAAGAGCACGGCACGCGCAGGACCTTCACGTTCCTCTTTCTCACGAAGACGAGGAAGCAACCGTCCTTCCCCTTAACTTTCAACCTCTTTCCCTTCCGTTCCACTACCTCAAACGATTCAACGAGTTCCTTCCCCTTTTCTGTCAACTCGTAAGTGTTTTCCTTCTTTTTAATGTAGCCGGCCTTCCTAGCGTAGTAGATCAAGGTCTTGGTTCGGGAGGAGGGCAACCCTAAACAAGTCGAGAGCTCGCCCGCGGAGGAAGGGTCGTCCGCGAAGCAGAGGAGCAGGGGGAGCAACCAGAGGTCCTTCATCCCGGAGTGAGAAGGTTACGGTGACAAAAAAGCTCTCGTTTGGTTTTACTTATTGCTACCTTTTTTACTTAGCGGCGGCCCTGGCGGCCTCCCAGAGCCGTAGCAAGGTCTTCATGTGCTCTATGTCCTTAGTGAGCTGGTACCAGCCCCTCTTGAAGGTCGTCCAGTCTTGACCGTTCATGGCGGTGCCGTACCTTATGCTGTTGCTGTAGAACAGCCAGCTCTCCACCCACAGCTTCTCAATGTATTCGTCGAAGAGCGTGACGGGCTTGGCCAAGTCTACGTGTGCCAGGCCGCTCTGCCACGCCTTCAGCAGCAGCACGGTAGTCTTTAGGGTGGCCTTGTTGGTCTCCTCTATCTGGGTGTCCAGCAGCCTCATCCTGTACTCCGCGTACTCGGTGTTGTGACACGCGGAGCATATCTTCACCATCTGCTCCCTCCTCTTGGCCATCTCCTCCTCGCTTATCAGGCCGGGGCTGCCGTCCGGCAGAGTGGCGTAGAGGAACTTACCGGTCTTGATGTCGGGGGCTAAGCTTATCGGCATGGGTAGCTTCACGCCGACTAATGCCTTAGCTATGGTGAGGCCTTGCTTCGCCAAGGCTTCAGCGGTGCTCTCCGGCATGGCTTCTACGCTGAGCTTGAAGTGCTGGCCGGTCCTAGGCATCGGGTGGGCGTATATCAGGCCGAACAGCCTCACCCACAGCCTGGTGTCCACGTTGTGGGTCCTCTCCGCTATCACTTCACCGGTCACCGGGTTGACTAGCAGGCTCATGTGACACGTGGCACAAGTGGGCGCGGTGAAGTCGGCTCCCGGCTTCCATGCCGGCGCCTTCATGTTGTACTTCTTGTGGTGCATGAACCATATGTTGCCGTGCTTGCTCTCCTTCCACACGTTGAACGCCGGCACGTCGGGGTCTAGGTGGCACTGCCCACAAGTGTAGGGGCTCCTAGCTATCTCTATGTCGAAGCTGTGCCTCGGGTGGCAAGCGGTACAAGCGCCCAGGCTGCCGTCGGGGTTCACCCTACCGACGCCGTGGTTGGGGTAGCCCTCGTACTTCACCAAGGTGACCGGTATGCCGTGAGATATGGTGTCAACGGTACCTACGACCTTGACCACGGTGCCGTGGCATGCTAGACAGCTGGTCTCTTGGCTGGTCCTCTCGCCACCGAAGGTCTTGCCCATACAAGTGAACATGGTGCTGGCGTTAACTAGAGCTCTGTATATGGGGTTATGCATCAAGTTGTAGTAGGCCCAAGCCTTGCTGCTCTTGGAGTACTGCTCTACTTCGGTCCTGTGGCAGACAGCACAGTCGTTGGGGGTCACTATGGGGTGTATCTTGAAGCCGAAGTGGTCTATGGTGTCAGGGTGCTTCTCGGGGTTGAGGCCGTGGCACTCGTAGCAGCCGACCACCACGTTCCTCAAGTTGGCCGGTATCTCGTCCAGCGGGGTGCTCACTTCCCTCTCCAGAGCTGGCTTCTGCCAAGCTTCAGCCGGGGTCACGTGGGCCATCTTGCTCTTGAGCCAGTCGGCCACTATGCCCGGAGTGACGCTTATGTGACAGCTGAGACACGTCTTGGTCTGCGGGCTAACGTTCTTCAGTTTGGCGACGGCCTCTTGGAGGTTCACAGTGTTAGCCATTTCGTCGTGAGCCATCATGTGTCCCATAGGCATGGCGAGGAGCGCGGTCGCCAGTAGGAGAGCCAGCAGCGCGCCCCTCATGGTCACTCTCCTCGGTTGGGAGGACTTTCAGGGCGTTAAAAAATGTCTTCCATATAGGGCATGGCTCGGGGCGAAGTTTGCTGGTTGCTCAGCCATTAAACCACTTTAAATTGAGGTGTGCAGTTTCCGAGTCCAGGTTACGTGAATACACCTACCGCACTCGCAGAACTTAGCCGCGGAGGGCTCGAAGTCCGGCGACTCGTCTACCCTTTCGAAGCCCTCCCCTTCGAACAAGTTCGTCCCGGCGCCCAAGACTTTGCCTACGTACGTTATTTCCAAGGTATTCACATATTTCAGCAAGCTCCAGTTAAGCCTTCCGCCCCCTTCAACTAAGACCTTCCTCACCCCCTTAGAGCCCAGCTCTTCCAGCGCCCTCCCCCAGTCCACCTCGGGCCCCTTTCCGGCGACGAGCACCTCGACGCCCAACGACTTAAAGTACTTGTACTTCCACTCGTTATTCCTTATACCTTCGACAGTTGTAACGACCAAGCTGGTCCACGGCCACTCCCGGAACAGCCTTAGGTCGTGTGGGACCGAGAGCCTCCCGTCCACTACCCCCCTCAAGGGTTGACGTTTGCACGGCACCCTCTTCACGAAAAGTCCGGGGTCGTCCGTCTTAGCAGTGTTCGCTCCAACCAAGACCAAGTCGGACCAGCAGCGCCACTTGTGGAGGAGCCTTAGGTCGTTTTCACAAGAGAGTTTGGAGTCTCCGGACTTGGTGGCTATTCTGCCGTCCAAACTGGCGGTGGAAAATATGACGACTTCTATCACACAAAACCCCTTTCTAACGTCGCTCTAAGGGGTAAGAATATCCGTGATCTTCTTGGGGGGAATTAACGGAACCGGGAAGACGTCTTCGTGCTTAGCTTTGGAGAAGCGAGGCCTCAAGTGTTCTAAGGTCCCTCAACTGTGTTACGGAGGCGAAAACCCGATAGCGTTTGAGATATACGCGCTTAACAACACGATGTTCCACGCGAGGGGCGACGCGGTAGACGAGTCGCCTTTGACCCATCAACTCTATTTAGCTGCTATAGCCGAGAACATAGGCATAGCTTCCGAGGGGGACGAGACGCTAAGGCGCGTGGAAGAGGGCATATTCATGACGGTACGGAAGCTGAAAGACGAAGGTCACAAGTTCGTCTGGCTGACGGCGGACCCGGCGGTCATTCAAGCTCGTCTGGCTAGGTCGGGAACTTGTAGGTACCGACCTTTCATAGAGCAGATGAGCTTCTTACTCGGCACCTTAAAGTTCCTAGAGAATAAGGCAATTAAAGAGTGGAGAGAGGAGGGTGTCGTGGACCTAGTCGTGGACACCTCTTCGAAAACCCCCGAGGAAGTTGCGGAGGAGGTGGCGAGGCTCCTTGAGGGTTAGGGTGGAGGCCGAAGTCAGGCCCACAGAGGACCCGAACAAGGTCTTGAAGGCCCTTAGGAACTTGTTTAACATGGAGTTCAAGTTGGTCGAGAGGGGCAGAGGGTGGGCCAGCTGGGTCGGCGAGAGTGAGGACCTAACTTCCCTCCTCCCCCTCAAGAGGGCCATCCAAGCGAAGGCCGTGGACGAGACGTTTTACAAGTACTTGAAGAGGCTGAGCAAAGGCACACAGAACTTGTTAATTTTTAAGCTAAATAAACAAGCCGCTTATGCCGGAACGCCCTCTTTAGCGGAAGAGGATGTCGAGTCCCCCTTAGGGGCTATAACGGTTGAAGTGGAAGCCGAGGACGTGAAGAAAGTAATAGCTTGGTTGACGGGGAAGGAAGGTGAAGTCAGCGGACGTGACGAGGATTCGTCTGTGCGACAAAACGGTTAGGGAGTTCAACCCGGTACATAAGTATAATCCGAGGAAGGGCCCCCGCGTAGCGCTCTTCTACCCGGCCCCCTATTCTGTGGCCTCCCAAAGCTTGGGCTTCCAGCTGCTCTACGCGTACTTCGTCAGCTACGGGGTGAGGGTTGAGAGGTTCACTTACGACTCTTGCGGGACGAGCCTGGAGTCCGGCAAGACTTTAAAAGAGTTCGACGTAGTAGTGGTCTCATCGTCCTTCGAGCTGGACTACCCCTACTTATCTGAGTATTTGAGGAAGTACGGCCGCGAGGGACAAAGAGTAATAGCCGGAGGTATCGCGCCTACGTCCAATCCCATACCGATATTAGACGTGGTGACCAACGTGGTGCTCGCTGACGTAGAAATTGCTGTGCCCAGTGTTGTAGACGCGCTATTCAGCGGGGATTGGGAAAGCTTCGAGTCCTTAGAGTTCGTGGTCTCTGGGGAGGACGACGAGGGCAAGAGGGCTTACGCGAACGTCGCTGAGGAGCCGCTGCTATCGACCCAGTTCGTACCCTTGGACTTCGACCCTCCGTGGGGCAAGGGGTTCCTCGTGGAGGTGACCAGAGGCTGCCCTTGGAAGTGCCGCTTCTGCCTAGAGGGTTGGGTCACCAAGCCCTTCCGCCAGAGGGACGTGGAGCAAGTCAAGAGGGCCCTAGCTAACGTCCGTAGGCCGTTCGAGAAGGTAATAACCATCTCTCTGAGCTTAGGTAATTATGAGTCAGTAGACGAGTACTTGGACTCATTGATCGAACTTAAGAGAAAGAGGAAGGTGCAAGGCTCAGTGCCCAGCCTAAGGTTGGAGACAGTTACGGAGGAGTTGCTCGAGAAAGTTAAGGGTTTGGGTCAGAGGACCGTAACGGTCGCGCCGGAGACCTTCGACCCGTTGAAGGCCCGCGTGCTGGGCAAGGGCTATGCTCCAGAATTCTTTAAAGAGAAAGTAAGCATAATCAATAAACTCAACTTAAAGCTAAAAGTATACATGATGGTTGTTCCCGGGGAGCCTGCGAGGGTTACGGAGGGCGACGCGGAGGTCTTGAAGGAACTGGCGCCGGGCTCCCACGTCTCGGTGAACCCCTTAGTACCCAAGCCTTGGACCCCCCTTCAAGGGGCCCCCATTCCCGGAGAGAGGGAGGAGAGGGCTTTGTCCGTCTTCGCGGAGAAGTTGAGATACGTCGACTTGTACCCGGTCAAGTGGGCCCGCTTGCAAGCCGCGCTCGGCCTAGCGAGGAGGCCTTTGGGCAAGCACTTAGCTCCCACCTCCGACCCAGAAGGACTGATAAGGGAACTGAACGAAAGGGGACTGATTTCCTTGAAAGAGTTAGAAAGCTGGAGGACCGATTGGGACGAACCTTGGTTGAGGTTCAGGGTGGGAGACTTGAAGGAAATAAAGAGGCTCGGCGAGGACAGCTACGAGGCTTGGAAGGAGCTGATCAGCTCGTGAAGACCGGGGAGCCCTCGTCCACCGAGGAGCCCTTCTTCAGCATCTCGTGTAGGTCCTTCTCCGGGTCGCCGACGAGCCTCAAATCGAACTCTTTCACCAACTTCTCTAGCACGTTGGGCGTGAAGAACTTCGGGAGGACAGGGCCTATGTAGATACCTCTTATGCCTAAGTACAGCAAGGAGTACAGGATTGCGACGGCCTTCTGTTCCATCCAGCTTAGGACAATGCTTACGGGCAAGTTGTTAAGGTCCTTTCCAAGCCTCTTCGCCAGCTCGGAAGCGATGACCAGTATCGAATATACGTTGTTGCATTGGCCGAAGTCCATGAACCGGGGTATGCCCTCTATAGTGCCGTAGTTCCTATTGTTATAGTGGAACTTGGCACACGCGGCGCTCAGTATTATGGAGTCCTTAGGCACGAGCTCGGTAAACCTCTTGTAGTAGCTCATCTTGGGGTTCGGCAAGTCACAGCCGCCCACCACGAAGACGTGCCTTATCTTACCCTCGTTGATCAAATCTATCACCTTGTCCAGCAACGGTAGTACGTTCGTGTGGTGGAAGCCCGTAACGAGCTTACCTCCCTCCTTCTTCTCCAGCCTCGGGGTCTCTAGGGCTCTCTTTATGGCGGGCGTGAAGTCCCCTTCTAGGTGGGGCACCCCCTCGAGCCCGGCTATGTCGGTAGTGAAAATCCTGTTCGCGTAGGCGGGGGTAGGCTGTTGGACGCAGTTGCTCGTGCCTATTATGACCCCGGGGAACTGGGCGAACTCCCTCTTCTGGTAGACCCAGCTGCCTCCCCAGTTACCGTAGAGGCTGGGGAAGGCCTTCAGCTTGGGGTACGAGTGAGCCGGGAGCATTTCTGAGTGGGTGTAGACCTTTATCTCGTCTTCCAAACCCATTTCCCTTATCTGTTTCAAAAGCTCGTACAGCGGCTTGTAGCTGTGACCCGTGACCAATATGCCGTGACCCTCCTCGGTCCCCGTAGGGACCTCCACCACTTGGGGCGCTCCGAAGGTCTCAACGTACGCTTTGTCCAACAGCTCCATAGTCTTTATGTGTATCCTTCCGGCTTCCAATATCATTTTGATGAAGTTTTCCTTGCTGAAGTCTACGTTAGTCAGAGTTTTGTACAGAGCTGAGGCCAAGAAGTAACTTATCTCGGGGTCGTCGTAGCCCAAGGAGCGCGCGTGATAATAATATGCGGAGATCCCCTTGAGGCCGTATATGAGGGCCTCTTGGAGGGACTGCAGGTCGGCGTCCTTACCGCACACGCCGTAGGAGGTGCACCCCCTAGGGGGCAAGCTCATGGCGCATTGGTCACAGAGCATGGGAACGGTCTCGACCTTTGACACGTGCGAACCCCTCGGGAAGGGTAGAAACGCCTTCTTGCTTAGAACGTTTTGATCGAACGCGTTACCGTCTTCACTCCCCTTCCCTCTCGCATAAACCCCCAACGGACGTACTCTAACAATAGCTAACTGTTCAGTACTCTAACGCCCCTCCCTTGTCGGCGCTCAAGGCCATCTTCGCGTACCTCCTAAGTATTCCCCTCCTCAAGGGCTTCACCTTCGGCTTCCAGCGAGCCCTCCTCTCCTCTAGCTCCTTCTCGTCCACCAGCAAGTCTAACCTCCTCTTCTCGATATCTATCACTATCTCGTCGCCGTCTTGAACGAGCGCTATGGGCCCTCCGGCGGCGGCCTCGGGGGAGACGTGGCCTATCGCTGGCCCCCTAGTGGCCCCCGAGAAGCGGCCGTCCGTCACCAGCGCTACCTTATCGCCCAAGCCGAGCGCCATAACTGCTGCAGTGGCCGTCAACATCTCGCGCATCCCGGGCCCCCCTCTCGGGCCCTCGTACCTGATCACTATTACGGTCCCGGGCTCTATCTCGCCCCCTCTGATGGCCTTTACCGCGTCCTCCTCTCTGTCAAAGACCCTCGCCACGCCCTTGAACTTCCAGAGCTCCCTCTTCACGGCTGAAGCCTTAACCACGGCTCCGTTAGGGGC containing:
- a CDS encoding nicotinamide-nucleotide adenylyltransferase gives rise to the protein MRALFPGRFQPFHKGHLAVVKWSLERVDELVIVVGSAQESHTLQNPMTAGERVLAIRRALEDEGIDLRKVYIIPVPDILMNSAWVAHVRTYVPPFEAVVTRNPLVKVLFEEAGYEVLEPPPFGREKYVATNIRALMALGDPKWEEMVPRAVAEIIKELGIIRRMRELSKRD
- a CDS encoding metal-sulfur cluster assembly factor, with translation MSQQTKIDKEEIKKRVIEEVLKKVSDPEIPISVWDLGLVYDVDVTDDGVVKIKMTLTSPACPAGGQILWQIVNMAKQIPGVKDVDIDLTFDPPWTPFKMKEEGRKKYKELFGYDIVEEYKAKYGSEEGYLRAMGYID
- the cedA1 gene encoding DNA import protein CedA1, whose translation is MNFEELVNTIQDWTLKITVVAWALVGLSWVLGWALRGAPVPLSRIKRLGHGIVEDAVIAALWLALGSAVFYLISVMAKNFLPQATIEVKPPVSAR
- a CDS encoding OB-fold nucleic acid binding domain-containing protein, producing MDKIKDLKEGKSVTIRGRVLEVSEKRVVNTKYGPAELSEAVVGDETGRVRVTLWRDKAGSLEVGDVVEIRDGWTTSYKGEVQVNVNRRTEIVKLDDSEAPSPEEIPEERPKSTARAGPSRSSFSRRRGSNRPSP
- a CDS encoding winged helix-turn-helix domain-containing protein, yielding MLPLLLCFADDPSSAGELSTCLGLPSSRTKTLIYYARKAGYIKKKENTYELTEKGKELVESFEVVERKGKRLKVKGKDGCFLVFVRKRNVKVLRVPCS
- a CDS encoding multiheme c-type cytochrome, whose product is MRGALLALLLATALLAMPMGHMMAHDEMANTVNLQEAVAKLKNVSPQTKTCLSCHISVTPGIVADWLKSKMAHVTPAEAWQKPALEREVSTPLDEIPANLRNVVVGCYECHGLNPEKHPDTIDHFGFKIHPIVTPNDCAVCHRTEVEQYSKSSKAWAYYNLMHNPIYRALVNASTMFTCMGKTFGGERTSQETSCLACHGTVVKVVGTVDTISHGIPVTLVKYEGYPNHGVGRVNPDGSLGACTACHPRHSFDIEIARSPYTCGQCHLDPDVPAFNVWKESKHGNIWFMHHKKYNMKAPAWKPGADFTAPTCATCHMSLLVNPVTGEVIAERTHNVDTRLWVRLFGLIYAHPMPRTGQHFKLSVEAMPESTAEALAKQGLTIAKALVGVKLPMPISLAPDIKTGKFLYATLPDGSPGLISEEEMAKRREQMVKICSACHNTEYAEYRMRLLDTQIEETNKATLKTTVLLLKAWQSGLAHVDLAKPVTLFDEYIEKLWVESWLFYSNSIRYGTAMNGQDWTTFKRGWYQLTKDIEHMKTLLRLWEAARAAAK
- a CDS encoding RibD family protein, producing MIEVVIFSTASLDGRIATKSGDSKLSCENDLRLLHKWRCWSDLVLVGANTAKTDDPGLFVKRVPCKRQPLRGVVDGRLSVPHDLRLFREWPWTSLVVTTVEGIRNNEWKYKYFKSLGVEVLVAGKGPEVDWGRALEELGSKGVRKVLVEGGGRLNWSLLKYVNTLEITYVGKVLGAGTNLFEGEGFERVDESPDFEPSAAKFCECGRCIHVTWTRKLHTSI
- a CDS encoding RNA-binding domain-containing protein, with translation MRVRVEAEVRPTEDPNKVLKALRNLFNMEFKLVERGRGWASWVGESEDLTSLLPLKRAIQAKAVDETFYKYLKRLSKGTQNLLIFKLNKQAAYAGTPSLAEEDVESPLGAITVEVEAEDVKKVIAWLTGKEGEVSGRDEDSSVRQNG
- a CDS encoding B12-binding domain-containing radical SAM protein, translating into MKSADVTRIRLCDKTVREFNPVHKYNPRKGPRVALFYPAPYSVASQSLGFQLLYAYFVSYGVRVERFTYDSCGTSLESGKTLKEFDVVVVSSSFELDYPYLSEYLRKYGREGQRVIAGGIAPTSNPIPILDVVTNVVLADVEIAVPSVVDALFSGDWESFESLEFVVSGEDDEGKRAYANVAEEPLLSTQFVPLDFDPPWGKGFLVEVTRGCPWKCRFCLEGWVTKPFRQRDVEQVKRALANVRRPFEKVITISLSLGNYESVDEYLDSLIELKRKRKVQGSVPSLRLETVTEELLEKVKGLGQRTVTVAPETFDPLKARVLGKGYAPEFFKEKVSIINKLNLKLKVYMMVVPGEPARVTEGDAEVLKELAPGSHVSVNPLVPKPWTPLQGAPIPGEREERALSVFAEKLRYVDLYPVKWARLQAALGLARRPLGKHLAPTSDPEGLIRELNERGLISLKELESWRTDWDEPWLRFRVGDLKEIKRLGEDSYEAWKELISS
- the hcp gene encoding hydroxylamine reductase yields the protein MLCDQCAMSLPPRGCTSYGVCGKDADLQSLQEALIYGLKGISAYYYHARSLGYDDPEISYFLASALYKTLTNVDFSKENFIKMILEAGRIHIKTMELLDKAYVETFGAPQVVEVPTGTEEGHGILVTGHSYKPLYELLKQIREMGLEDEIKVYTHSEMLPAHSYPKLKAFPSLYGNWGGSWVYQKREFAQFPGVIIGTSNCVQQPTPAYANRIFTTDIAGLEGVPHLEGDFTPAIKRALETPRLEKKEGGKLVTGFHHTNVLPLLDKVIDLINEGKIRHVFVVGGCDLPNPKMSYYKRFTELVPKDSIILSAACAKFHYNNRNYGTIEGIPRFMDFGQCNNVYSILVIASELAKRLGKDLNNLPVSIVLSWMEQKAVAILYSLLYLGIRGIYIGPVLPKFFTPNVLEKLVKEFDLRLVGDPEKDLHEMLKKGSSVDEGSPVFTS